From the Globicephala melas chromosome 8, mGloMel1.2, whole genome shotgun sequence genome, the window CTCAGGATCTGCTCAGGCCCGGAGAACAGCGAggacagtaaatatttactgcCAACAGGAGAAGGCAAATACAGCCCCAATGGCCAGGTGGAGCTGCCAGTTCATCCCTGCCAGAAGCAGATGCAATCCGGGGAGCCAGCCTGGAGGCAGCCACACAGGCAGAGTGTCCTTAGTGGGTGGGCACCAGAGGGCCTGACCCCAGCCTCTGTCTCCCCATTAGGAACACAGGGGCAAACAGCACACACCCGCCCCCCACGGCACGCGTGACAGTGCAACACGGAAGACGCAACAGTGAGGGAGTGGAACGTGTTGGGGGGGGCTGCTCTCGGCACTTGGACCCCACTGCCCACGTGAGGGTTACACACGGGCCTGCACACCGCTGACAGCCACCGCCAGCCGCATGGGCCAGTGGAGCCCAGGTCCCAAGGGCAGGCCAGGTCTGCCCTCCAGTTCCCAGAAGGGGCGGAGCCTGGGCCTGGGTTGGGTGGCAGAGCCCAGGTCTGCGGGCCTGGCTTCCGTGGGGCGAAGTGGGGGGGGGGTCCAGAAGCGGGGGCACCTGGGGTTCAGTGCCCAGGGCGGTGCCGAGCAGGAGACTGGGTCTGATCCCGCCCTCGCCCCCGGGGTCCTGGCGGCCCTGGGCAGCcgcttctccctccctccgtgACCCCGTCCCTGCTGGGTGTATGGAGGACCCCCACCCCAACTGTTCGAAAACACATCCGCTGGTACCCAGGGGCTGGTGGGAGCGGCTGGGGCGGGGCGGGTCCTGGGCCTCAGAGCGGCAGCGGGTCtcaggaggggaaaggaagacaggccccagcccaggcagGGCGCGAGGGCCACGTCACACCCTGACCCGCCACGTTCCCCACCTGGTGGGCTCCTCTTCCgagcccccaccaccacccagcgCCAGCCGCGCTGAGAGTCCTGCTGGCCGGGAGGGCCCCGCCTGCCCCGGAACCCCAACGGCCTCCACCTTCTCCACAGAGTCTGTTGGCacctgagggggagggggagcgtCCGAGTCGTCCCCAGGGTCTCACTGGCTGGCAGGGCCTTGAGGGCAGCCTGACTCCAACCGGCCCACTTCCCAGCCCCAGCTGCATGCAGCCCGGCCTCGGGCACCCACATACCTCAGCTCCTGCGGGGTGCCCCTGCCTCCACCCGTGCTAATGGGCCGCCTGGGTGATCCCATGGGCAGCCTGCCGCTCACCCTggccaccccccctccccctcctcttccggGTCCAGTGTCCGGCCATCCACCTGcctgcccagccctggcctccacTCCAGGGGCGGGGCCTGCTGGGGGCCTGCAGCGTctcccctggggtggggggaccgGGGTGAGAGCCTCGGGGTCACAGGGAGGGCCGCCCAGCCGGCTGGGTACCAGGCCGGCCTCTGAGTGGTCTGCGGCGACCGGGGCCCAGGCAGCAGCCCCAGCCTGGCCACCCCGAGCCCTGGCCCGGGCGGAGCCTTCAGGAAGCCTGCAGATTGATTTGGTCTCTGAGCAGCCGGCAGGCTGGCCAGGCCTTGGTACGGCCAGGTCACCCTCTGACCTCCCGGGCTGTGACCAGCCCAGGCACCCCTGGGCTCTTTGGCGTGACCGGCAGCGGCCTGGGCGGGTGCCCCACGGAGGCACCCCGTGCAGCAGTGGGGCACTGAGGAGTGGGGTGTCTGGGCCCCCGAAGAAGGAGCTCACCACCTTGGGGGGTACTGCCATGGCCCCTGGTGCCTGTCTGCCCGCACACCTGTGGGCAGCCAGTGTGTGACGCAGAGAGAACAGAGAGGGGTCTGGGGcagcgccccccccacccccgtcaccagggcctgagcaggtgggccGGCCTTccttgcccccacccccagcagcgcCTCAGCCCCCCAGGCCACACAGACGACAGCAGCAGGGCTCATTCAGGGGGTTTATTGACCGTCAGGGGTGCGGGGGAGCGCGGTGCTGGCCGCCTGCCTGGAGGGGGCGGCCGCCTGCCTGGAGGGGGCGGCCGCCGGGCCCTAGTTGCAGTAGTTCTCCAGCTGGTAGAGGGAGCAAATGCTGGTGCAGCACTGCTCCACGATGCCGCGCTTCTGCGGGGGCCCCTCCAGGGCCGGGGGCTGCAGGCCGCCGGCACCGGGGCCTCCACCCAGCTCCACGGCCCCCACTGCGGGGAGAGACGGTCAGGCAGACGGcgctcccctgcccaccctgcccgGCCCTGGAGCGGGACCCTGAACAGGTGCCCTGGCGCCCATCACaggcctgccccgccccctcccctccccacagcccgcCCAGGACGGGGCCCTCTCCCAGGGTGATGGGGCGTCTCCCACAAGCACCACCATGGCCGACACATCACCCCGAGACCATGGGCACCCAGGACTTGACTCACTTCAGAAGATTCCTCCCTGGAGCTGCCctcggtggggaggggagagagtgggGCCAGGGTGCTGGGCGAGGCCGGGGCGagaagggagggggggaggggcaagccCACCCTCAGGCGTCCTCCTGGCTCACCCCCAGGGAGCTGGTCACCTTTAGGATGTGACCAGGAGgacatcattttcctttttaaaaaagtccctCCTGACCTCCCACTGGGTGCCAGCTGGAAGCACCGGGGCGGCGGGGCAGCGGGGCTCACCCTGCGGGCCCTCCACCTCCCGGCGGGCCTTGGGCGTGTAGAAGAAGCCACGCTCCCCGCACACCAGGTACAGCGCCTCCACCAGGTGGGAGCCGCACAGGTGCTGGTTGACGAAGGCCCGGGCAGGGGCGGGCGCCCAGAGGGCCAGCAGGGCCAGCAGGGGCCCAAGGCGCAGCCACAGGACCATGGTGGGGGCACGAGGACCTGGGGGACAGGCGGGGGTGAGGCCAGCGAGGGGGCGCCCGGGACCCCCAGCCGGTGATCACCCCCAAACGCTCCAAGAGAGGAGCCCACGCCCTCCTGCCACTCAGCGGAGCTCGGGCCTGGGGCCCCGAGGCACCGGACCCGGGCGGACGCAGAGCCCGCAGGACAGACCTGCTTGCTGACGCCTCGAGTGAGCTCGTCCCgagggctgggggctgctgggCCCCGCCAGCTTTATAGCCCCGACCCCTCCACCTGGCCCATTAGGGCCTCAAGCGGGTGGCAGATGGCCGGGGGCTGAGGCTGCAATTTCTGGATCATTTCCCCGCTGCTGGGTCTGCAGGAACCTCTCCTTGGTCGTCAGCACCTCTTGGGGCCACAGGGTCATTAGAGTCTTAACGAGGGACCTAATGCCGAGCTGTCCCCGCTCACAGCTGGGGGCAAACGCCTCCACAGGAGCCGCACCCCACCCGGCCTCGCTTGGGTCCCATCTTCCATGTTGGTCCGGGGAGTGTGGCCAAGAGAGAGGACCCCTGCCCGCTGTCCCTGGGTCTGCCCTCGGGGCCCCAGAGGTGGTCCAAGGCCATGGGTGGGCAGTGAGGGAGCGTCTccttggctcacggccccagcctcacccaccccAGCGCTGAGGCCCGCTGACACCCCCAGCTCCCTGGGGCACTGCCGAGGGGGCTGAACTCAGGGACCTGCAGCCGTGAGGCCCCTGAGGCCGGCCTCTGTTCCTCACCTTCAATGTAGGGGCCACAGGACGCGTGGGTGGGGCCCCGCCACACCCCGCCGAGGCGGCCTCTCGGACCCCATCCCTCTTCCTAGAGCCCCGCCCATCCCCCCGTGCTGACCCCTTTCAGACCGGCCCCTCGGCCCCATTGCATCCTTTGGCTGCTATTTGCGCCGAGCCCCTGTGGTCCCTCCAATCCCCTGGACAGGCCCCTGGAGGGAGGCCCGGACCCTAGCAGCCCCCCACACCGAGGAAGGGGCTGGACCCTGCCTTCCCAGGGCGTCATGATGTCCGGAGGCCCCTCTGCCGCCAGGGGAGATCTGGGGGCCTCTTAGAGAGAGGTGTGCAAGGTGGAAGGCTGAATGACGGAAGTCCGCGGTGGGAGGGCAGACCCCAGGgcccaggagggcaggagggaaatGAGGCCGGCCGTTAGCCCTTCCCCAGGGTCTCAGTGGGGCTCACAACCATCAGAAGTGGTTCCATTTGATGCCTCACAGGCTAAAGGGACACAGGTGCAGGAGGGCTAGTCACAGACAAGGTGCTTGAGGTGCAACTGATGGAAGGACAGACCACCAGGGAGGGCTGGGACAGAAGGCTTTGCCCAGGAGGGTCTTGACggatgagtaggagtttaccAGGATTAACATCCTAAGAGCTTAGAGCCAGGGTcctggtggtgggagggggaggtaGGGGGAACCAGAGGAAAAGAGCAGGGCCTGGAAGATGGGCTGGTGTGTACCTCCTGCAGGAAGTAAGGAGCCAGCCACCTCCCAGGAAGCCCCAGGCTGCTTGCTccgagggccagggccagggtggGAAAGGGGACACCCTGGGCTGGGCCAAACCTGGAGGATTCTGGGGGCTCTAGCTGGAGGGCCAGGTCCAGACCTGTCGAGTAAACCAAGCCCAGAatccagccccccgccccccttgcaggggagactgaggcccagagaggttaccTAGGGGCCAGCTCAGCCCAGAatccagccccccgccccccttgcaggggagactgaggcccagagaggttaccTAGGGGCCAGCTCAGCTGAACGCTCCACCAGCACacattggggggggggggttgcgtTCCCAGGTCCTGCTTTAGGTGGGGTGGGGTACGGGGATCAGAGGCAGCTGTGCCTTGGACACCCCCCGTTCCTCTGCTTGCTCTCACAGGCTGGCCCCTGGACCCCCGTCCTCCTCCTAGTGGGGACATCGGGCTTGCGGGGAGGGCCCAGCCTGCAGCCCTGCCTAGGAGACCACGGCTGTGAGCCCTGCCCCCGCAAACCCAGGCCAGGCCCCCACCTCCATGCTGCCCCCCCCCACAGAGATAGGACAGCTCAGCCAGGACCCCCTCAGCCCTCGAGCTGCTGGTGACTCAGCACAGACGAGCTCCCCTGGGCGAGCAGGTGACCcggggctgcctggaggagggggcaggcagcGGATGAGCCTCTGAGCAGGGATGGGGCAGAATGTGAGGGGCGCAGGGCTGCGGGCTGAGCCCGgtgcacagacacagacacagacacagccGGGTAGGCACCCAGAGggattctttcttttattgagaACGGGAGCAGGTGGCACACGGCACAAAGTCACCTGCAGCAGAGCTGGCAAGCGGTGGGCGGGGCAACAGGGTGCCCTCCAGCAGGGGGATCTCTGGCGGGCTCTCGGGGTGCCCTATGAGCCAGCCCTTCACGTgggcgggggccggggccggCGGGGGGAAGGCCAGGAGACCTGGGGCCGGCCTAGGGGGGCCTGCGGGGTGGCGTCCCGCGTCTAGCTGATGGCACTCAGGGCGTGGGTGAGGGCGTGCAGCTCGTCCCGGACACCATCCAGGGCGCGTCGGATGGCGTGGGGGCTGTCCAGCACATCGATGGCCAGCGTGTATGGGTCGAACTTCACGGAGAAGGGGCGCTGGATGCGGGAGGCAtagctcctgggaggggagccaGCAGGGACCCTCAGTCACCCAGTGGGGATGAGCCCGAGGGTGGGGGCCCGGGTCTCCGTCACAGCAGCCTCAGAGCTCCCGGGACTTTTCAGAGCCGCCTGCGCCCCCAGAGCTCATTCTGTCCAACCAGCCAGACAAGGTGGGGGACGGAGGCCTCCTCCAAGGGCTGGGGGCTGTTTACGGCAGGGAGGGATGGGCCTTTTCCAAGCGAGCCTCTGCGAGGCACTCCAGCCCCCCCTGCTCCTTCCCGAGGCTCAGCCAGGCCTCCTCCCGCAAGAAGGTCTCCAGACCGTGCGCCCCGCAGGGTCCATTGCATCCCTGTCCCCAAGGTTGTGTGTGGtatccagcccccacccccacccccactgcaggCACATAGATCCTGGGCCTCAATCTCCCCGGTGACAACAGGAGCCTGGCTGGAAAGAGGCCCCTTCCGAGGGCGAACTGGCGGGCCCTGTCGGGCTCTGCCCTCCCCCCCGGGGAATGCTGGTCACTGCACCTCCAGCCCTGGAAACTCCCTGCTACCCCCAGGCTCCCCACCCGGCCCTCAGTCACCCCGGCCCTTGTTCTCTGTCCCCAGCACGGCCCCAGCTGCTCAGAGGACCTGGGACTGGGAAGGACCCCGCACATCCATCTTACAAAGTCAAGCTTCACCTCCTCAGAGCCTGGCCTTGGCCCAGCCTTGACGTGGCCACCAGCCCCGCAGGTCTCCCCACCCCAGACTTTTTGGGGGTCCTGCTGCGGGAGGGGTGCTGTAACCTAGGTGCACAGTTTTCTCCACTGTGCAGTGGGTTCGGACGCCCAGCCTGCTGGCTGGCGCTTCCGGTTCAGGGAGACGGTGGGGGTCTCAGCCTACCTGAGTTTGTCCTTGGCGTCGCTGAAGCTCTCAGACACGAAGTAGACAGGTTGATAAGTCTGGTCCTGGTAGGGCTGCACGGCCGCTGCGTCGGGGTCGAAGGCCCGGATCTCGGGCTCCTCAGACAGGGAATGCTGGCGGGAGGCCAGGAGTGGGCGGGGGTGGATCTCAGGGCCCCGAGGGAATTGGAGCCCCTTGGCCCGACTCCACGGTGGGCTCTGGGTGTGGATTCATACCCTCCCCTCTCCACTGGGGGTCCTCCCGAGGCCTGGGGACAGTGTGAGTGGGACGGGCAAGGACAAGTTTTCTTGGCCCCCCTAAAAGGGCAGCCCCAGCCTCCTGGGAGGCCCGAATTCAGAAGGCACGGCCAAGGTCACCCTCCCCGTGGGGACCCGGGCTCCAGCCCCTTCCTGGGGGGTGCGGGGAGCGTCTCACCAGGAGCTCCCCATAGGAGGACAGCAGCCCCGCTCCGTAGGCCTTCACCTCGCCGTTCTGTTTGCACAGCCCAAACTCCACGGTGAACCAGTACAGCTGGTGGGGGCAGTTGGCAGAGTCAGCTGAGAGACCACAGCACAGGATTCCCCACTGACCATGGCCCCAGGCACCCACCACCCAGGCAGAGGTGAGCCAGGCTCCGGGCGGTCAGGCCGTGAGAAGCGGAGACCGGAGCCTGGACAGGAGGGCCCAGCCTGGACCCAGCGTCCTGCAGGGGAAAGAACCCACCGTGGACAGCTTCTCAATTTCTTCGTCCGATGCCCCCAGGGATGCGAGGCCGATGTcctgtgggggagggagagctgaGGGGGGAGAGGCTCAGCTCACCATGGCTTGGGCGCCTGTGTGAGGGGAGGGTGCTGGGGCTGTCTGCAGCCCGTCCAGGGGCCTCCTGGGCACTGCCGGGGTACAGAGACCCTCCCAGGGTGCAGGGACCCTCCTGGGACGCAGGCGCGCTCCCGGGATCCGTCAAGGGCCCAGGACCGCTCCCTGCCGTTCCTCGGAGAGCCAGCAGGTGGCAGCACAAGCCGCGGCACTCCGCCCCCAGCTTGTCCTCTGCGCACCGTGATCCCCTGACCCTCCGGAAGGGATTCTTCCCCGTCTTTGTTCCAAGGTGGTCTTCCCAGAACGGCCCGCCCACCCCTCTCTTCCAAGACGATGCAGTCGCTCTGAAGTCTCATGACCCAGGTGTGGGCGGCAtccagcctgggggtggggaggggcaggcagcgCCCATCGCCGCAGgtgccaccccccagcccctcggCTGACGCCCAGCTCCTGAGGCCTCGAGGACACACCTGGGAGAACTGGGCGAAGGTCCGGTCGGCCAGCATGGGCACGTGCCCCAGCAGCTCGTGGCAGCAGTCCCTGTGTTGGGGGCGGAcagcgggtggggctgggggccgggccgcagcctgcccccctcccccagcagcacGCACCGCCCCCGTCCTCCGCAGGCCCCCCGCggcgggctgggctgggcactCACGGCTCGGGGGAGTGCATGGGTGAGGAGGCATGGCGGATGTACTGGGTGCACTGGAACACGCGGAAGGCCAGGCTGGCCAGGAAGTCCCGGGCGGACAGCAGGCCGGCCACGGGCCGCAGCTGGAAGCCGGTCCGCTCTGCAAGGGCGGCGGGGGGGCGGTCAGCGCGGGTGGGGCCGCCGGCTGGCCACCCCAGGCCCTCCCGCCGGGGCCTCCACAGCGGCGCACCCTTCAGGAAGCGGGAGACGTCCTCCAGCTGGGGGATGCTGTCCTCCCGGTACCCGCAGAAGTGCTCCAGCAGCTCGAAAGCCTCCAGGTGTTCCCGGCACGCGTGGGTGGCGTAGAGGCCCCGCAGCGTGGTGTAGACCTCCTTCctgtgggcgggggagggggggctcAGGCTGGCCGGGTGCCCCCCACTCCCAACCTGGCCCCCCGCCGCCTGCCCCAGACCCCTCCCGGCATCCGGCAGCCCCTCCCGTGGGCGCTCTGCTCTGCCCCCTGCAGACCCCAGGCAGCCTCACActgcaggcctctccctggcTCCAAAGACGCTGGCCACTGGGAGTGGATGTCTCCCACCTGCAGCTTTGGGGGGTTTCAGGGGACCGTGGGG encodes:
- the TH gene encoding tyrosine 3-monooxygenase; the protein is MPTPNAASPQAKGFRRAVSELDAKQAEAIMSPRFVGRRQSLIQDARNERQKAEAAAAAAAAAAEPGEALGGRAGKAALNLLFTLRATKPPALSRAVKVFETFEAQIHHLETRPAQKPQAGGLHLEYFVRCEVPSAALPTLLSSLRRVAEDVRGAGENKVLWFPRKVSELDKCHHLVTKFDPDLDLDHPGFSDQVYRQRRKLIAEIAFQYKQGDPIPHVEYTAEETATWKEVYTTLRGLYATHACREHLEAFELLEHFCGYREDSIPQLEDVSRFLKERTGFQLRPVAGLLSARDFLASLAFRVFQCTQYIRHASSPMHSPEPDCCHELLGHVPMLADRTFAQFSQDIGLASLGASDEEIEKLSTLYWFTVEFGLCKQNGEVKAYGAGLLSSYGELLHSLSEEPEIRAFDPDAAAVQPYQDQTYQPVYFVSESFSDAKDKLRSYASRIQRPFSVKFDPYTLAIDVLDSPHAIRRALDGVRDELHALTHALSAIS
- the INS gene encoding insulin, which encodes MVLWLRLGPLLALLALWAPAPARAFVNQHLCGSHLVEALYLVCGERGFFYTPKARREVEGPQVGAVELGGGPGAGGLQPPALEGPPQKRGIVEQCCTSICSLYQLENYCN